The following are from one region of the Syngnathus acus chromosome 10, fSynAcu1.2, whole genome shotgun sequence genome:
- the serpine1 gene encoding plasminogen activator inhibitor 1 produces MFCKYVSVMLMLAVSGEVVMGSLQDKQSDLGLKVFGHLAGASSHQNVIFSPYGVSSVLAMAQLGAAGNTRKAMTAAMGFSLQERGMSRQQRLLQRDLHAEEGLEMASGVMVERKMSLEKGYRQALSKAFRSHPHQVDFTRPDQAVDIINAWVSDHTAGAIPEFLSRGSLSDETRLVLLNALHFQGLWKVPFDPKLTHERMFHCANGSAVPIHMMTLTNRFNYGEFVTGSGVDYDVVEIPYESDSLSMLLVSPFEADVPLSMLTDDLSSQRIRQWRAELRSVRRQLTMPRFTLNSEVNLKAALVSMGLGNMFNLATADFSRMTTDEKLCVSKVLQTVKFEVNEQGTKGAAATAAVLFSRMAVEELTLDRPFLFLIQHKQTGAILFMGQFNHPA; encoded by the exons ATGTTTTGCAAGTACGTAAGCGTTATGCTGATGCTGGCCGTGAGCGGAGAAGTCGTGATGGGCTCTCTGCAGGACAAGCAGAGCGACTTGGGTTTGAAGGTCTTCGGCCACCTGGCCGGAGCTTCGTCCCATCAAAACGTGATTTTCTCCCCGTACGGCGTTTCCTCTGTCCTGGCGATGGCGCAGCTCGGCGCAGCGGGGAACACTCGCAAGGCCATGACCGCCGCCATGGGATTTTCCCTGCAAG AACGAGGAATGTCTCGACAGCAGCGCTTGCTGCAGCGCGACCTCCACGCTGAGGAAGGCTTAGAGATGGCCAGCGGAGTCATggtggagaggaagatgagcCTGGAGAAGGGATACCGCCAGGCCCTGTCCAAGGCCTTCAGGAGTCACCCGCACCAAGTGGACTTCACCAGGCCTGACCAGGCGGTGGACATCATCAATGCCTGGGTCTCCGACCACACTGCAG GCGCAATTCCCGAGTTCTTGTCTCGGGGATCTCTGAGCGACGAGACTCGCCTGGTGCTTCTCAACGCCCTCCACTTCCAGGGACTCTGGAAGGTTCCCTTCGACCCCAAGCTGACACACGAGAGGATGTTTCACTGCGCTAACGGCAGCGCCGTACCCATTCATATGATGACACTCACCAACCGCTTCAACTACG GGGAGTTTGTGACCGGCAGCGGCGTGGACTACGACGTGGTGGAGATCCCATACGAGAGCGACTCACTGAGCATGCTGCTGGTCTCGCCCTTTGAAGCCGACGTGCCGCTGAGCATGCTTACCGATGACCTGAGTAGCCAGCGGATCCGGCAGTGGAGAGCCGAGCTAAGGAGCGTTCGGAGACAGTTAACCATGCCGAG GTTTACGTTGAACTCGGAGGTGAACTTGAAGGCTGCACTCGTCAGCATGGGCCTGGGCAACATGTTCAATCTGGCCACTGCCGATTTCTCCCGCATGACAA CTGACGAGAAGCTATGCGTGTCCAAGGTCCTGCAGACGGTCAAATTTGAGGTCAACGAGCAAGGAACAAAAGGAGCTGCGGCCACAG CCGCTGTGCTGTTTTCCCGAATGGCAGTTGAGGAGCTCACTTTGGATCGGCCTTTTCTCTTCTTGATCCAGCACAAACAAACGGGAGCCATTTTGTTCATGGGCCAGTTCAATCATCCCGCTTAA